A window of the Streptomyces sp. NBC_01351 genome harbors these coding sequences:
- the opcA gene encoding glucose-6-phosphate dehydrogenase assembly protein OpcA, whose protein sequence is MKIDLTETNSSKINAAMVQARRDIGTPAIGMVLTLVIVTDEENAYDALKSANDASHEHPSRIVVVIKRVSRSPRSRRDARLDAEVRVGADSGSGETVVLRLHGELVDHAQSVVLPLLLPDAPVVVWWPEGAPSDLAGDPLGALGQRRITDTYSCEQPVGALAARAASYAPGDTDLSWTRITPWRSMLAAALDQQALKVTSATVEGEGDNPSCELLAMWLADRLGVPVTRTLSAGPGLTAVRLETKDGTIVLDRADGSLATLCMPGQPDRAVALKRRDTAELLAEELRRLDPDNTYEASLKFGVARLAAGTAPAAPAPAEAPAKAEAPAPKPAAKPAKKAAAK, encoded by the coding sequence ATGAAGATCGACCTCACGGAGACCAACTCCAGCAAGATCAATGCCGCGATGGTGCAGGCACGCCGGGACATCGGCACGCCGGCCATCGGCATGGTCCTCACGCTGGTGATCGTGACCGACGAAGAGAACGCGTACGACGCTCTCAAGTCGGCGAACGACGCGTCCCACGAACACCCCTCGCGGATCGTCGTCGTCATCAAGCGGGTCAGCCGCTCGCCGCGCAGTCGCCGCGATGCCCGTCTCGACGCGGAAGTCCGCGTCGGGGCGGACTCCGGCAGTGGTGAAACGGTTGTGCTCCGCCTTCACGGCGAACTGGTCGACCACGCCCAGTCGGTGGTTCTCCCGCTCCTGCTGCCGGACGCTCCGGTGGTCGTCTGGTGGCCCGAGGGCGCTCCGTCCGACCTGGCGGGCGACCCGCTGGGCGCGCTGGGGCAGCGCCGGATCACGGACACGTACTCCTGCGAGCAGCCGGTCGGCGCGCTCGCGGCCCGGGCGGCGTCCTACGCACCCGGGGACACGGACTTGTCCTGGACCCGGATCACCCCGTGGCGCTCGATGCTGGCGGCCGCGCTGGACCAGCAGGCCCTGAAGGTCACCTCGGCGACCGTGGAGGGCGAGGGCGACAACCCGAGCTGCGAACTGCTGGCCATGTGGCTGGCGGATCGTCTCGGCGTGCCGGTCACGCGCACCCTCTCGGCCGGCCCGGGCCTGACGGCCGTACGCCTGGAGACCAAGGACGGCACGATCGTCCTGGACCGGGCGGACGGGTCCCTGGCCACGCTGTGCATGCCGGGGCAGCCCGACCGTGCGGTGGCGCTGAAGCGCCGCGACACGGCGGAGCTCCTGGCGGAGGAACTCCGCCGCCTGGACCCGGACAACACGTACGAGGCCTCGCTGAAGTTCGGCGTCGCCCGCCTGGCCGCTGGGACCGCTCCGGCGGCGCCGGCCCCGGCGGAAGCCCCGGCCAAGGCCGAGGCTCCGGCCCCGAAGCCGGCGGCCAAGCCGGCGAAGAAGGCGGCGGCCAAGTAG